The Belonocnema kinseyi isolate 2016_QV_RU_SX_M_011 chromosome 2, B_treatae_v1, whole genome shotgun sequence nucleotide sequence tataaattcaaatttttttctttgcaggatttttcaaaagttatagaaaaaattcaattcattttgaaatatatttaaaagttccgaaaaaaaattctaaaattattttgaatttggaaaaatttaaaaacacttctaaatttctaaaataaaagtaattcaaCTTCTAACTACagaaatgttaagttgaaaaaattatttttcaatttttaatgtgtttagattaaaattacttgaataatataattttcaaaattttaaaattttattgcttgattctttaaccctttccggcatacatttttgagggaaacgagttttcatgaaaattggtacatgggagtttttggggtcgctgattacgaatctgaactcagattaaaaaaattttaaatagcgggtccaatatggcggctaacttttggcatattttttttctgaaaattgatatacggggttttttgggatcactgatcacgaatctggacgcagatttagaaaattcaaaatggtggatccaatatggcgacttaaatttggaatatttttttatttttttaaagaattggtatacagggttTTTTTGGAGTCACGaatcacgaatccgaactcagattttgaaaattcaaaatggcggattcaatatgacgggcaaaatttggattttttttgttgaaaattggtgttcaggggtttttggtatatctgatcacgaatatgaacttagattttgaacattcaaaatggcggaccaaaattcaaattatttcttaatttttttttgaaagttggcacaggcagggggtcgctgatcttgaatctgtattcaaaataacaaatatttagaatattgaggtttgaaaaaacatacatctactcacctaaaacatggatcaGTACcagttttctgaattttcaaaatctaaattcagattcgtgatcagtgactccaaaaaaccttgtacactaatttttaaaaaaatccagaaaactttattattttgaccgccatattggatccgtcattttggattttcaatgtctgatttcagattcgtgatccgcgaccccgaaaacctctgtatacccattttcagaaaaaaaatctaaaaatattccaagtttcgggcgccatcttggatccaccatgttaaatttccaaaatctgagttcatattcgtgatcactgaccccaaaaactcctgtataccaattttcagataaaatccaaaaatattcccaatttcggcagccatattggatccctcattttgaattttaaaaagctgagtccaaattcgtattcagcgaccccaaaaacccttaagcacccattttcataaggatataatggaaagttttttcaataatgaattttttcaacaaaaaaggtttttttttcatttttgtttataagtattaacaaattattttaaaaatttagacccttcgcacaaaaatttcaattttctatcatcctgcgaccatgaaattaaaaaaaaaaacctttgtaaaatccaataaaaactactctgaaatcgcaaaaaatgaactctataattgataaaagttctaaattttgcggtttatttgcatttcatttaacattgtttaattgaaaaacttttaaacttcaatttaaaaaatttggaattcaagagttccactttgaatgctttaatttgttgtttattgtttattgctttatatggaaaaatgtttagaatatagtttgattttttaaatttcattaaccgtgaaaaatgtttgcgaaccgggaatttttttctttaattaaaacagcCACCCTCTATTAATTTACCAATTAATTATATATGCCCAATATTTCAGTTTCAATTGCTGGCCTCTATTCTATTTCGGGAGAAATGTGACCCAGAGGATGAGACAGCAACCTCGGATGATTCTTCATCGCGGTCCCCATACCCAAGTGGAAATTCAGAACAGAGTTCAATCGCTCACAGTGTTTACGCTCGTCGAATCGATTTATACGACAGACTCGCCGAATTTTTCCCAGATGCTTTAACGCAACCACGGGCTAATCTAATCGATCTTTTGCCATtatgatattattaatttttgaaggtGATACGCTAAATCAATGCCAGTCGAGACAAAACAGAATATTCCAGTTTTTGGTTTGTCTTCGTTACTCTCGTTGACCTGTAAATATATACGACTCtccttttttttctattatttttttttacctttcaaGACGACGTGATGCTTTCGAGTGGGAAACAGTTTTATTGTGCAATTACATATTGTAaaggtcttatatttttttacgtCTGTAAATATTACTCTTTAGTTTGGTAAAAGACACAGGTTTTTATTGTGACTGTATTATAATTACTTTTAGGTTGCCTCATTACATGAAATGATTAGATTTTATCTTGATTCGGACTGTCTCTCTcagtttgattatttaaaaatatgttaccaCTGTTTTGTACTAACAGCCATAGCTTTTTTCGAGTTTATCCTTCAGTTACTTAATACAGCGAGctgaaaatcaaaagaattttttcttttgtcagCGTTCAAATTTACGCGGTCGGTATCAAAACTGGACCAAACGGTTGTTTTGCTTCattcttatattttcttttagttgagggctgtctaaaaaaaatgaaatggtttcTAGAAAATGTAGCTGtgagttaattttctttttaggaTAATATTATTAGGATGATGTTTATAAGGCTGATAAAAATCGTATATAATATGGACATATTAGCCCTAAagcttttggaattttcaaaattgtgattTAGCAAAGCTAAAAACAGgtttcgacatttttaaatttatagcatGATCTCGTGTAAATATCTTATATATACTGCTGATTTTGAAGAACGACCTTTGTTTTATTGAGCTGCGTTTTGATAATAAAGAAATCTGTTTTCCGAGTTATATGattctattctattctaatttttgtctattaattaaaaaaggaaaacattattttcaaattcaacttaaaaagttcAGGTTGGTATTAAGATCTCTAGTATTGTAAGTTTCAGATTGTTTTGTACGAGAATTTTTCTTCAATCTCATACATGTTcctgtataaaataatttatgtgaaATATTTCGCCTTTTACCgtaatattgttattaaatttgctttgttgatagtttttttttgtatttcctgtttaattatagaatttgtaaacatacttttatattaaataaaaaatacgctttatttaaattaaaattgctctTTGGAATCGTGATTAAAGAGGGTGTCTACTCACCTGGAAACCCTGGAAatatcaggaaattaaaaaaagtggaaatgCTTCCGTGAGCgtgcctaattttttaaattgtaatataaaattgaagaactgttttttcatttgtaaaagtcgtttttttcttactgtatttaactgttcagttaaaaattctttgttgttttttttgttgaaaattaattttttaaactaaaaatttcatttttctatttctggctgaaaatttatctcgtttagttgcaaattcaagtatttggttgaatattcatgtgttactaatatttttgttgaagatccacaattttaattgaacattcatctctggttgaaaatttaagtattttgttgaaaattcgttttttttagtcgaaaatgaattttttggaaatttctttgaaagaaaattgttcttttttagttgaaaattcgcattttttgttaaaaagttaaatttgttcaaattcataattttaattagaaaaaaacttgttcctggttgaaacttgaacaattttgttacaaattcgattttttgttgttgaaaattaattttttcaacgagaaatttaattattctatttctggttgaaaatttatctcatttagttgcaaatttaagtatttggtcgaatttttttttgtgttttattcataattatcatttttgatagaaaattaattttcttggcttaacccattaacgaccaaagctatcaattttataacatgagttcgACCGCAAAATTTAcgggtataacaaaacaataaatagatcaaaagtactgttccttatgtttttgggtgagctaaatgCGAATTCatcgtcaaaattcgaatattttgacttcaaaattaaatatggcggtttttgcatacaaaaatagtgaaaaatgtttgattttgtatTCTTATAATGTTTTTTTGCAGGTATGAAACGCATTAATATCTTCAGatttcttcaaccatcggtgcagaaaattcttaaactttaacagaaaatttttatatatatgttttttcttccaaaacggcggacaaaatgcaaaaatgtcccaaaaattgtttttttccatcatcgttgtttttctcaaaaacttcaaagtttaaaaaaaagttccatagatcgaaaatgtcttgaaattaaccatagaacactatgaaattttttcagattttttataaaaattttttgttaaagtttaagaattttgtgctttgatggttgaagaaattttaaaatattaaagtgttgtatgtctgaaaaaaaaatgataaaaataaaaaatgaaacaatttcttttgaaaaaaattaattttcgcacgtgaaaatttgtcttttttggttgaaaattcgtctttttggttaaaaaaataaatttgttcaaattcatcattttaatgagaaaaaaatttgtttccggttgaaaatggaacaattttgttgcaaattcgcttttttgtcgtagaaaattaattttttcaacggaGAATTTAACTAATCAAAATGAACATACAtcaatttttaggtttaaaattgtaattgtaattttgtctttttttggttgaaaatttatcttttattagttgaaaattcatatattttgttcaaaattcgtcttgtggtaaaaaattaatctccttcattgaagattaatctattttgttaaaaaagcatctttttgttgtgaaaaattaatcatttttaattgaaaattcatctcagctgaaaattcgtttttttctggataaaaattaattttttaactgaaaatttcactaatcctaatttaactaatttatattatcacctttttgcttgaaaattaatgtttgcaactgaaaatttaattattcaatttttagttaaaaattgatctttttgagttgaaaattaatgtagttagttaaaaattcttattttttgtagaaaatgaatttccttaGTTAATTGTCAAACTCTTGTTAAAGATACAtctgttattgttgaaaattattaattttgattgaaaatttatctttgattaagaattgaactattttgttgaaaattcgtttttttttgttttgaaaatgaattccttcaactgaaaatttaactcatctCGGTCGACTATTcctgaattttagttgaaaattcatcaatttttaggtagaaaattttttggtagaaaattgatgtttttttgaaaaatccattatTCGAGTTAaacattcttcattttagttgaaaatttatatttttgtttgataattcaactaatcatgttaaagattcattattttatttatactttgtttaaaaatcattttttaactgttaatttaaccatttcgttgaaaaatctgtttttgttgaaaattaaaattttcaactgtaaattcaATTAATCTGATTGaatctttcataattttatttggaaattcatcacttttgttgaatattaatttttaaagtaaaaatttagctattcaatttttgttttaaaatttgtcttttttggaagaaaaattaatttttgcaacagaagattcttcttttttaattaaaaattcgtattttttaatttatttttttgtttaagattgagtttcaattagaaaaaaattcatctttgtttcaaaatttgacatttttttaactggctttttttgctaaagattaatgttattaactgaaaatttagcaaaGTTGAATATccctaaattttctttgaaaatttattaagttttattttgaaatttaatttttttaattgaaaatttgtcttttgtgcagaaaattaatctttgctgcaaattttattttttgttgaaaatttatatttttgtttgaaaattcgctttttttcttaaaatttaaccatttcgtagaaaatttattttttcatgttgaaaattaatatttttaactcaaaatgtaatGAATCtggttgaatattccatagttttacttaaaaattcatcatttttgttcaatataaattttttgacttaaaatttatttatcaaatttttggtttaaaattcgtcattttgatggaaaattaatcttcttgattaaaaattcaattattccagttaaaattttaaaataaatttcaattgaaaattcattactggTTGCGAACTTAActactttgttatttttttaacccattttttgaattgaaaataacactgttttgttaaaaaaaaatttgtttttttaagattcatctttttaattaggaaaaatttatttttaggtgaaaattgaatcattttgttaaattttctttgttttttgtgaaaatttattttgttaactgtgaatttaatatttatttttttgttaaaaatgggtatttttgacttgaaaattcgtcttttttgtggtagcaaagtaatcttcttggttgaaaatctaactactatCTTTAAAGATGtacagtattatttatttatatttttttactatttatttaattatacgtttttgatgagaaatttaaaaatattttgtaatataattcgTCAAAGGTTTTTAGATCTAATCTAATATTTTACTCCCTGCAACCTTGTACCACAAAAATTTCTTACCTTTTTAATACAGTTATACTTTCAcgactaaaaaaaagttatttaatttttacatatgaATATTATATCCAACTATTATTAAGATTAATGTCAATTTTAATTActgattcatttttacatttaaatgaataaataaaccattttattcatttttctatttttgaaaaatattactttaaaaagattCTGTTGCACGGACCAATAATATGAAATAACTAGGAGAACGCAATCTCTGATTGGCTAAAGACTGCACGTCACGTAGGAACGACAAGGAATTGTGGAAACTGGAAATCCAAGTCGGTCTTTtccaaaaatgttgattatttctttaaaaactgcgagatgaactaataaaatagtaatattgaTTTcgacaaataataacatttttatataatagtttTATCTTTGGCATCAGTTTTTATTCTGAAAACTAACAGAATGTCACTTCTTCGAAAAACACAAGTTAGTTTCtccaacttttttataattaaaacatgttttcatttatttcttgatAGTGTAATCAGTCTTGATTAATTATCAGGATAATATTTCATGCATCCACAGTTTTTAGAAGTTCAgacatatattttaaacatttaaaattagtttttaggttatgtcaaAATACTTTGTATTCGCtatattaaaacttgaaattatctCTACGAAATTAAGCAATtactttattaattcaaaaaagaaatgccattaaacttttcacgaaaaagaatgatatttctattttaatattgattattttcttttttttagcaaTGGGGTACATTTAGTCGTGTGTGGCACATTTATGATGCGAAATGGCAAGATCCATTCGAAAGTgcaaaactcataaaaaaatatcttatggGATTGTACAAGCCCATATATCACCCAATGAGTgagtatttttcgaaaaataatacttaTTTCACTCTGTATTCGATTTTAGGCGATcggacccccccccctccatatttttttattcaaattgcaaaatgtttttattttctcggtgaatttattttttgactgcgaattttacagatttttagaagaaaaatctgtcgcAAGTTTCGACTCTATCAGTTTTTAAGTCATCTTTTTCAAGTACGATATTCAGTTAAGAAtatgtaattcaaaaatcttttacttacaaatttttttaaattaattttaagcgtacatataatttaaagaattttaaaatgttgtgtttgaagttgaaattttttgatacaaaacatttttatttaatcagctttaaatataaataaataatttttttaaatggatttgttCTTCAAGTATTAACAATGAACAATAATTGATCTGACAAAACGATTCTCAATCCGTTtagcttaatttaaaacaaaatggcgatttttgcagatttcaaacaaaaaatgtaaaagctttttaagaattgtaaaaggctttaaaagaataaaaacatttatttaagattcccaggaaaattgaaaatgattttcaatttggaaaaatgattttaagagaatatttaaaaaaggcttaaaaagttttataaaattgttcaaaattattgaaaattgtttaaatttacaagattttataggaatcttaggaaaaatttgatgaatactttttgaaatctttttaaatatacccctaaaataatttttcaaaattaaaaatcatttacaattttcctagaaatcgtaaggaaatgtttttattcttttgaacttttctcttaaaattaaataataactgttcaattgttatgtatagatcaaaattttaaggaaattttaaaaagtttacaggAGTTTTCTAAAAGTCgtaggaaaaatttcaattaacttaaaatatatatatggaaaaatgttaaaaatcattttaaatttgtaaaaattaaaaaaacttttagatttctcaagcttgaacttccttaaaataatataattttgaaaagtttaaagttcattgatttattttttcttgtagagcattcaaaatgataacgtggatttatatttgtggaactgaatttgaatttttgaactctataatttataaactttaaaaattctaaatttagcagtttatctgaatttcattaaaaattgttctattaaaaagtgttactaccttccattttatacttatgaattattgagcattcgaatacaacaatttttaattaaacaacttttaaatttcaattttgaaagttcataattgaagagtttcactttgagtgttttcatttgtaggaaaacttttttcacatttttgttacttattattattatttattattttttattacttcaaatggaaaaatgtttagctttagaattcaattttttaattttattgtccgTGAAAAATCTTAGCAAACCGGGAAttgatttctttgattgaaacggccaccctgaaactctattatttaaaaaaaaacacagggtggccgctggaccgggaaacctggaacaccagaaaatgaccgggaattttatgggaccgcggaaaaccgggaaatggcagtgaatttatttttttaccgggaattttacaaaatgtttataataaaaattctgtcCAACTTCGATTATaaccgttttaaaataatttcctaaattgtgatttttataaattattatatcatttagtctagaatgcttaattcgaaaatctttcactttaaaaatttttcattttagattcttaatttttaagcatatatttatattaatttcaagaattttaaaatgcagttttaaagccttaaaaaattagaagtttttaaaatcgaagattttttaaataaaaaacacggtTATCGCCGGACCGGGAAACCGTGAATTTGACCAATTTTCGGAAGAAAAATCTGCcgaagttcgattttaacagtttttaaaataattaaagtgcagtattgagcatttcaacaataaaaaattaaaagtatttgaagttgaaaattttttataaaaaagaattttgttttatcaactgtaaatataaataaatacattattttcaatatgGATCTGTACTtcaagtatagaaatctgaacaataattgatttgaccaaataattatagattcgttcaaaatttgagaatttccagattgtaactgtttcaggcctttctttatattattttttatattaaatgtaataaataaatttattaatatattatttttattaattttttttaaccattaaagaatttaaatgtgcgttttactattttcaacttaaaaataaatctataataatatagtcataattaaaggtttttgttcaatttaaaatattgtgagtctaaattatttcatttttatcccatttaattttaaatttcttaatgtagaaaaagagtAAGTATttgatatttagcaatatttcactgttcatttaagacgagtaaattgaaatcaaatatttaaatgaaaacaatttgaaactgaatttttttacatagaaagctttgaatctttagattttcgaagattttttaatcttttagcgttacaattttaattattatatttataaagtgttaaatttataagagaaattgctcaattttgacacataaatgaaaattgaacacttatttttagagaaaatttgagtaattttaagagatatttagaagttttgaaaagatagaaaattaatttaaaaaatttaaatgatttcaagtaatttaaatgaaatgttttaacatttttttcagaacttcaaaatattttttttaattaatcgaaattttcctacaatttttgaaaattttgcaaattaaaaaaaaatccttaaaattttccatgttcttctttgataatttttttaatgtcttaacttcttcttaaactttctgtaacaataatttttcaattttcttaagaatcttaagaaaattttttattcttttgtagtctttcacaattcttaaaaaaattctaaattttttgtttgaaacctgctaaaatgtacatttttttaaaattcggctctaagcatttcaaattatttcaagttttaaatttaatttgaatctttttaaaacttttacatatCTTTTCATATTACTCTAATATTCtattgttatttacaaattcaaattttaatttttgaatttgcaggattttctaataattatagaaaaaactcaatttatattgaaatatattcaaaagttctgacaaaaaattcaaaaattattttgaatttggaaaaatttaaaaccacttctagatttttcaagattttaaaagttcattgcttgattctttaatttagactattgaaaatgttaactataatttataatttataaaatttataattataattataatattataatataatttataaaagttctaaattttgcagtttatttgcatttcatttaacattgtttaattgaaaaacttttaaactttaatttaaaaaatttggaattcaagagttccatgaccgggaatttttttcttcgattaaaacgccCACCCtgaatacaggaatttttaaccaaatatttgaatttttaaacgatcttccaaccaaacagatgaattagtCATCCAAAAGAACTTAAGAACGATTTTGAGCCAAACATGTACGAGTTAGGTTTTCAGATAAAacaattagtaatttaaaaaaaagcaattaaatttcgaacgaaagaaaaggtttttttaattaaaattatgaatcatcaaccaaataaaagaatttttaacaaagtattcaCTTGCaactaagtacttgaattttctataaaaaaaagataaattctcaacaaaaaacgtgatatattatatttcaactacaaaaaggatttaatcctttttttatcctaaggatttaaaccaaaagagaataaaaaaattaatttctttagtttatCGACAAGTTATTAAATCTGTCAGGCTTTCCCTGATATCCTCCGATTTTCTGGAATGACCTGATCTGTAGcaactttgtaatttaaaaaaagtatattttaactTCACTCTAGAATTTGgttgtaaaaatatatgtgttaattatgatatatatatttttaaacaataaatgctttaaattttctttaatgctCTATATAAATGATCTATTCGAGCATTTCTTGAGCATTCAAAAACTCCATGTCTGCCCAATTTGAAGttaattcggtataaaaaataaatttatttatgaatacagATGATTGCGGTGACAACGTGGTAGTAATAAACAGTAAACTTATCGCCTTGAAAGGAGACGAATGGAGAAAGCGTGTTTTTTTCCACCACACTGGATACCATCGTGGCGATTCTTACACCCTCGCTTGGGAATTGCACAGCAAAGATCCCACCCTGGTAATTTTTTCTGTCCaataaaaatttctcaagattCACGCTCTCTAGAAATCCCCCTTGCGAttcgagaattttaaatgattcaagttATGTTCCAGATTTGGACTTTAATCTATCTAGATTATTTTTCTCGTTCACAGATTGTGAAAAAAGCAGTCTACAGCTCGATGACAGGAAATTTGCAACGTCGTTACACAATGCAACGTCTGCACATTTTCCCGGACGAAAATATCCCGGAACGTATTTTGGAAAATGTGAGCAACCAAATTAAGCAACTCAGGCCGGTGCCAGTTAGGCTTGATCACATACCGAAGGAAGAAGTTGAGCAGTTCCCACAACTCGTGAAGTTGCCGGAGAATTACGTGGTTCGATAAAATCTGCTTAATTGGAATTTATTTGTGAGTGTAGATCAAGAATATAgagtaatttgtaaatatttcgcaGTTCCGAGACTTTATTCGACTCTAATTATTTCTGCCATGAAccgataaagatttttttatcggcgaaggttttatttttaaagtagattATAATTTTCCTACATTATTGACTTTACACTTTTTCCTTTATTCTCCTCCTTTCCTTTTCTGTAAGGAATTCCTTGttttttcccctgttttaaaaaaaattccttttttctcattttcagcCTTAaagcgaactgaattaatagaatccaatatggttgaaaattctagtattcgctggaaattttaattattttgttgaaaattaaattttgtgggtATATTTTCTGATGGGAAATGAATTGTTATTGATTCAGGGTGTTCAGCGactttgaaaaccttgaaaaactggaaatctcttttaatttttcacgagaaccttgaatttttgttttgctcttaaaatagttattatattgaaatgtaaaaagtaatttcaaatgtttttttttttttatcaagatataatttattttttattcattacaaaataaataacgaGATTTCCGGGTACGTTTTTGATTTTTACTCCGCTAATATAGAatattaaagtaaacatttttttgtaatattcaactttcaaattataaaaattattagctgataatttcgatgctaattcagtttcagaattcacgcatttcaaagatttgaaaagaattttaaggatttgaaaaaggcgtgtagacaagatttcaaaatttcgaatattttaccaagattttaaaactttcaagatttcaaggattttaaatcttttagaaagtGCACTGTACTCCAGATGtccaagatttgaaaatatttcaaatattttaagagattaaaattttttttagaatatttcaaaaatattgcaaaaaattgcaatgatttcaaaagaaaaaagtttcacaaacgaagattaaagaaagatttcacaaatttcgaatatttcaaacaatttcaaattcgtttagaatattttaaaagatgtcacaaACGCCAGATTCCAAAGattgcaaaacatttcaaaaattttaaataatttcaaactttttagaatatttcaaaagatttcaaacg carries:
- the LOC117167424 gene encoding 39S ribosomal protein L13, mitochondrial; protein product: MSLLRKTQQWGTFSRVWHIYDAKWQDPFESAKLIKKYLMGLYKPIYHPMNDCGDNVVVINSKLIALKGDEWRKRVFFHHTGYHRGDSYTLAWELHSKDPTLIVKKAVYSSMTGNLQRRYTMQRLHIFPDENIPERILENVSNQIKQLRPVPVRLDHIPKEEVEQFPQLVKLPENYVVR